In Cicer arietinum cultivar CDC Frontier isolate Library 1 chromosome 1, Cicar.CDCFrontier_v2.0, whole genome shotgun sequence, one DNA window encodes the following:
- the LOC140918895 gene encoding uncharacterized protein, which translates to MRISGSSYVTSNIYMNEVFAIGRKIRLLSEHNDASIKLMGISMKSKYDNYWGNVDGINMLLIVVVLEPTCKLGYVNYFLDYFFEVDGETLKMKLSSSLNSICREYECREECSQSMGESPPEEDDNDIHVYQDQDHTLRTFIKNKDQGK; encoded by the exons ATGCGTATTTCCGGCTCTTCATATGTTACTAGTAACATATATATGAATGAGGTATTTGCTATTGGAAGGAAGATCCGACTATTAAGCGAGCACAATGATGCAAGCATAAAGTTGATGGGGATTAGTATGAAGAGTAAATATGACAATTATTGGGGCAACGTTGATGGAATAAACATGTTATTGATTGTCGTTGTTCTGGAACCGACTTGCAAATTGGGATATGTAAACTACTttcttgattatttttttgaagtagATGGTGAaacattgaaaatgaaattgtcATCTTCCTTAAATTCAATTTGTCGAGAATATGAATGTAGGGAAGAATGTTCTCAAAGTATGGGAGAATCACCACCAGAGGAAGATGATAATGATATACATG TTTATCAAGATCAAGATCATACTCTGAGAACATTTATCAAaaacaaagaccaaggaaagtga